The genomic stretch atacccttcatggtggaaatcttcaaaaatacccaatcatcctctttgaactccaaatctctacgaCGAACATTCGagtaagacttttggcgactttgagcagttttcaacctctctttaataaccttgactttctccatagcctgatgaatgaggtccggccctatcaattcagcttctccaacctcgaaccaccgaataggagatctacatctcctaccatacaacgcgtcacatggtgccatctggatacaaGCATGGAagttattgttataagcaaattctatgagcggcaaatggtcatcccagctACCCTTGAAATCAAGCATCTAAATAGTCCGCTTTGTTTGCCCGtcggtctgagggtgaaaagctgtgctaagatttacctgcgtgcccaaaccttgctgaaatttctttcaaagttggttgtgaactgagcccctcgatctgaaatgattaatattggagtgccatgcaatctgactatttctttgatatacaactaagCATTCTATTTTGTtatgtcggtagatttaactagcaagaagtgcgctgatttctTGAGTCAATCCatgattacccaaattgagtcaaaattGCATGGAGTGCGCGGTAACCCTACCAAAAAAATCCAATTTGaccatctcccatttccacattggaatttctatgctttgggccaatccaccgggcctttaatgttcggccttcacttgctgacagttcaaacatttTGCCATAAAGTCTGCCACATCAtttttcatgttgttccaccaataaacatccttaagatcatgatacattttcgtagaacctgggtgcacggaatacctggaagtgtgagcttctacCATGATCATTTCCTGAAGACTGTCAATATCTAGAACACATAAGCGaccttggtaccgtagggtaccatcatccatgcaaAGGGAAAGagttgtggtcttgtgtttatgaatcccctcttttAGTTGTGCTAACATTGGATCGTTGAATTGATTCTCCTTCACCTCCGCCACAAGCGATGATTTAGCCTTATTCTGCACAATCACTCCCccttcattagagtccgcaaggcAAACTCCCAAATTAGCGAACTGGTGAACCTCCATGGCCAATGGTAtctgatatgcctccaaatgagccaaacttcccatagattttcgactaagagcatccgctacaacattagcctttcccggatgatagagagtatcaatgtcatagtcattgagtaactctagccatcttctctgtctcagattcagctccttctgcttgaaaatatattgaaggctcttgtggtccgtaaatacatccacatgtaccccatacaaataatatCGCCAAATATTTAGCACAAACACCACTACCGCAAGCTttaagtcatgggttggatagttcttttcatggttattgagttgcctagaagcatagGCTATAACCTTGCCATGTTGCATTAACACATACCCAAGCCCAatccttgaagcatcacaatacaccacaaatccctttgtaccctctggcagggttaacaccggtgctgtagtcaatcttgatttcagtCCTTGGAAGCTCCTTTCACAAACATCGGACCACTGGAACTTAACTACTTTCTACgacaatttagtcaatggagaggcaagagtagaaaatccctccacaaaccttcTGTAGTACCCGGCCAAACCAAAGAAACTGCAAATCTctattggagtggtaggtctaggccaattcttcactgctaCAATCTTTTAAGGATCAATCATAATTCCTTCCCTGGagacaacatgacccaagaacgcgacagattcaagccaaaattcacattttgaaaattttgcatacagttGATGTTGTTGAAgagtctgcagaactgccctaagatggtcagcatggtcctcccgacttcAGAAACACACAAGAATgtcgtcaatgaacactatcacaaaggagtctagaaaaggcttgaagactcaattcataagatccatgaaagttgccggggcatttgttagcccaaatgacatcaccaaaaattcgaagtgcccataccgagtcctgaaagctatttttggaatatcctgctcccttatcttcaattgatgatacccagACCGTcagtcaatttttgagaaacacgtagcaccttgcaattaatcaaacaagtcatatatccttggtagagggtatttatttttgattgtgactttgttgagttgccagtagtcaatacacatccgtagagACCCATATTTATTCCTTACAAACAAGACTGGTGtgccccacggtgacacactcggccggatgaaacccttttgtatcaaatccttcaattgttccttcagctctttcaattctgtcggtgccattctgtaaggtggaattgatataggttgCGTGCCTTGCATCACAtagatcccaaaatcaatctcatTGTCTGGTGGAATCACagggagctcatctggaaagacatccggaaattcattcacaactggtaCAGACTCAAGGCTAGGTGCCTCGGCATCAGTGTCTGTAACACggactaaatgatagatacatcccttcttgatcatcttcgcggccttaaggtaagaaataaaccaaccttttaggcactacattatctcccttccattcagCAACGGGttcattaggaaattcaagcctcatagttctagtccgacaatcaagcttggcaaagcatgaataaagccaatccattcccattattacgtCAAAATCATCCATCCCTAATTCAAATAGATCGGCCACGGTATCCCTACCACGCAAcatgacaacacaacctctataAACTCAAGTAGCCATAATTGACTCACCAACCGGAGTAGAAACCGAAAATGGCTCATGAAGTTGATccggttctatcccaaattccatagcaacaaaaggggtaacataggacaaggtgaAACCGGGGttaataagtgcatacacatcatgagattggacagtcagaatacTTGTAAtaacatctggagaagcctctacGATCTGGtgaccactcatagcatagaactGACTGGGTCCTCCTGAAATCTGCAcaccacccctagctgcaccatGCCCTACCGGTGCTGGGGTACCTCGAGATGGAGAGGGGGCTGAAGATATAGCAGCTGCTAGGCCGACTGGCTGTGATGTGCCCCTACCCTCTCCCTGGCAAGATACACGATAGTGCCTCTGAATATGACCtctcatcccacatccatagcataCAGGTAACTCCAAATAGCAAATCCCTGAGTGCATCTTCCTGCACCTGGGGCACGGGGACCTTTGCTGCTACTGGGATCTCTCTCCTGACCTACCCCACTAGTGGGATCCCCTATTGCCCTGACCGGGCCTAAAATGACTCCACTACTGTTGTTGGCTAGGCCCCGTTGGCGGTGCACTGGCTGAAGACTATGCAACAGACTGGGGTGGCCCCGATGATCCTCCCCTAAAAGCtgatcttcccccacctagtgactctcCTATGTTGCTCGTAGATCGGGCTTTACTATTACTCTCTCTTCATTCTATTCTTCAGTTTACGATTCTCCGTGACCGGAGCAAATGCTACCATCTTCCCTTAATTCATGTCAGAATTCAAGGCAGctgtagaagcctcattaatagtcaaaggaTTAAGACCCTGAATGAACCGACGGACCCtggcctccattgtgggcaacatgtgaatggcatacttggacaggcgagcaaactccatgtggtactcccacacacttctgCTACCTTGCCTCAAATTCTCAAACTCTGTTGCACGGGCTGCCCTTGTCTCAGCAGGCaggaaatgatctataaaggcatCGGCAACCTCACTCCACCTCACCGGAGGGCTCCCTTCCTCACGGGAatcttcccacaactcaaaccacgaataggccacccctttcagacggtaggcagccaactctactccctTTGTCCTAGTTGcacgcataaccctgagggtcttgtgcatctcatcaataaaatcctgagggtcttcttctggattggcacccgtaaacactggagggtctaactgaagaaatctgTTCACCCTGGAACTAGTGGAATCCCCTTGCTGGCTAGATGAACTAGGTGCAACATTTGACCTCTGGTTCCgagaggccactagctgggtcaacatctgaatagctcctcaaagatccccatcagaaataTCAGAACCGGAAGCTGGTGCTGGAGGCGGAATATGAGTATCAATGGGAGGGATAGTGGTACCCTCCGCAAGCATAGGAATTGGGGTAGTCTGCTCTGGAATAGAAGAACCAGGCAGGGTGATAGCAGGGCGACTACCCTCACCCGCAGTATCAAATAGTGAATCATCAGCCACTCCTGAGGTGGCATTGGCCTCTTGGCCAATTttcgctttcttcttaggtgccatttactgaaagatagaacaatgcaCTAGTTAGAGGGGGAATAGTTTCATAACAAGTTTTGCCGCAAGATctagaatatcaaagaagggtgttattccaaAATTCCCAAGTAGcgtccaacttatagatgtggtcgactacacaccgataagaaggactctactagacacggctccgagacatcctaggacactttgaaaccttaggctctgataccaagtttgtcgtgccccaaccttgggaggcatgaccggcgctcaatcgagtgaacccagcTGAGCAAGCTTTATCAAACattttctacccaactcaatatgattaGGGGAAACATGCTTTCGTTTATTTAGAAAATAGGAGAGATTGAACATTTAACATTGATAGTTCATTTTTtatcacaaccttaaaccgtagttaagcTTCCAAGATTCCATACATTTACAATATAGAGAATCAAGAGTTTAGGattacaacatagttcatagacctgtccaacacccgtacataacccacacaaacgtctacggagcctctaaggatacaaaagacaagtaTGATAACGCCgccaacaaggccccggctataccttaaAAGTGGAAATCTACAATAAAAGATGtgcaacataaccccttgaagggaAAAGGGGCTCGCCAAGACTATGAGAGGAGGATACTCCGCTACGCACGATCGGCATTATCCGCTATGGAGCTACTtaaattcatttaaaaatgtagcgcccccagcaaaagggaagttagtaccatggaatagtacaagtatgtataactaaacatcaTTTTATTAAAAAGAACTAACATACAAGAACAAGGAAATCACTAGAGGAAATCAAAGCTTTAACtgaacaccacatcatcaaataaagaatcatacaactttcacATGATTTCCATAACTTTAGTTTGGGCCATTTCATATGATCAtcattgttcacaataccaccgttttcttgagcggagtcggatcacgacccgatcggctaggttgcctcatttga from Nicotiana sylvestris chromosome 12, ASM39365v2, whole genome shotgun sequence encodes the following:
- the LOC138883045 gene encoding uncharacterized protein, giving the protein MLTQLVASRNQRSNVAPSSSSQQGDSTSSRVNRFLQLDPPVFTGANPEEDPQDFIDEMHKTLRVMRATRTKGVELAAYRLKGVAYSWFELWEDSREEGSPPVRWSEVADAFIDHFLPAETRAARATEFENLRQGSRSVWEYHMEFARLSKYAIHMLPTMEARVRRFIQGLNPLTINEASTAALNSDMN
- the LOC138883044 gene encoding uncharacterized protein, with the protein product MGSLAHLEAYQIPLAMEVHQFANLGVCLADSNEGGVIVQNKAKSSLVAEVKENQFNDPMLAQLKEGIHKHKTTTLSLCMDDGTLRYQGRLCVLDIDSLQEMIMVEAHTSRYSVHPGSTKMYHDLKDVYWWNNMKNDVADFMAKCLNCQQVKAEH